Proteins encoded in a region of the Sphingomonas sp. OV641 genome:
- a CDS encoding type I secretion system permease/ATPase gives MTRPDPVVGDPMQAEDGGETSTRQEQIERWVAALREVAVQFRVPQSMQAARLSASWDGATDQRARITHVASRMGLRVKFQDASALDGELSPWLLPLIVQMRDGQIGILTSANADGDGSLLIAGSGAYPTTVRLAELRQGTDMVVVARPTRGIADARVDAYVEPFEPKWLWKLAFQERGEYLPVLAASLLVHLLGLTGILFSMQVYDRVVPAESIPTLYVLFIGVLLALGFDFVLRQLRTGMIDLLGKRADLRISDRVFGHALRVRNRARPVSTGSFTAQLRDLDQVRELMTSSTVAALADLPFFFLFLAIFWFIGGSLVLVPLVALFLLVVPAALAQPKLRQFAVEAAREGSLRSGMLIEVVQGVEDVKTLQAEERFQQQWNHLNAGAGEAQLRLRGLTARLVSWTQTVQLGVYVSVIFFGAPLVMAGDMTTGALVGASMLGSRMMAPLSQVTQVLSRLQQARTSVSGLNKVMELPVDHPDHESRVHLPRIAGDISFREAVFRYGDPQSPAALSVSRLQITAGEKVAILGRNGAGKSTLLQALSGLLEPVSGEVLVDDVALSQIDPADVRRDISLLSQRARLFHGTIRDNLLMGAPHAGDEQLRAVLATVGADEFVRRLPRGLEHVIFEGGAGLSGGQVQALLLARLLIRDPSVILLDEPTAAMDEATERHFLARFREWSADRTVVIATHRTRALDLVDRLIVVDGGRVVADGPRDEVLERLRTPRSPAKVVPVRRDRA, from the coding sequence ATGACAAGGCCCGATCCGGTCGTGGGCGATCCCATGCAGGCAGAAGATGGAGGGGAAACCTCCACCCGGCAGGAGCAGATCGAGCGGTGGGTCGCGGCGCTGAGAGAAGTTGCGGTGCAATTCCGGGTGCCCCAGTCGATGCAGGCCGCACGATTGTCCGCATCCTGGGACGGAGCGACAGACCAGCGCGCCCGGATCACCCATGTGGCATCCCGCATGGGGCTGCGCGTGAAATTTCAGGACGCATCCGCGCTGGATGGTGAGCTGTCGCCGTGGCTGCTGCCGCTGATCGTGCAAATGCGTGACGGCCAGATTGGCATATTGACCAGCGCCAATGCCGACGGCGATGGAAGCCTGCTGATTGCAGGCTCGGGCGCGTATCCTACGACCGTTCGGCTGGCTGAGCTGCGGCAGGGCACGGACATGGTGGTGGTGGCGCGGCCCACGCGCGGGATCGCTGATGCCCGCGTCGACGCCTATGTCGAGCCGTTCGAGCCCAAATGGCTGTGGAAGCTCGCATTTCAGGAGCGTGGCGAGTACCTGCCCGTGCTCGCTGCCTCGCTGCTGGTGCACCTGCTGGGGCTGACGGGCATACTTTTTTCGATGCAGGTCTATGACCGGGTAGTGCCGGCGGAGTCGATCCCGACGCTGTATGTCCTGTTCATTGGCGTGCTGCTGGCGCTCGGCTTCGATTTCGTCTTGCGACAGCTGCGTACGGGGATGATCGACCTGCTCGGCAAGCGTGCCGACCTGAGGATTTCGGACCGGGTGTTCGGACACGCGCTCCGGGTCCGTAATCGGGCGCGACCGGTATCCACCGGCAGCTTTACCGCCCAGCTGCGCGACCTGGATCAAGTACGCGAGCTGATGACCTCCAGCACGGTAGCCGCGCTGGCGGATCTGCCCTTCTTCTTCCTGTTCCTAGCTATTTTTTGGTTCATCGGCGGCTCGCTTGTTCTGGTTCCGCTCGTGGCGCTGTTCCTGTTGGTGGTGCCGGCGGCGCTCGCCCAGCCGAAGCTGCGGCAGTTCGCGGTGGAGGCGGCGCGGGAAGGATCCTTGCGGAGTGGCATGCTGATCGAGGTTGTCCAAGGTGTCGAGGACGTGAAGACGCTGCAGGCCGAAGAGCGTTTTCAGCAGCAGTGGAACCATCTGAACGCCGGCGCGGGCGAGGCTCAATTGCGGCTGCGAGGCCTGACCGCCCGCCTGGTATCGTGGACTCAGACAGTGCAGCTGGGGGTTTACGTCTCGGTCATCTTCTTCGGTGCGCCGCTGGTGATGGCCGGTGACATGACCACCGGCGCCTTGGTGGGAGCGTCAATGCTCGGTTCGCGCATGATGGCGCCGCTGTCGCAAGTAACACAGGTCCTAAGCCGGTTGCAGCAAGCGCGCACCAGCGTGAGCGGGCTGAACAAGGTAATGGAACTGCCGGTCGACCATCCTGATCACGAATCGCGCGTGCACCTGCCACGAATAGCTGGCGACATTTCGTTTCGTGAGGCCGTGTTCCGCTACGGCGACCCGCAATCGCCTGCCGCGCTGAGCGTCAGCCGACTGCAGATCACCGCCGGCGAGAAGGTGGCGATCCTGGGACGCAACGGCGCCGGCAAGTCGACGCTCCTGCAGGCGCTGTCGGGGCTGCTTGAGCCGGTTTCCGGCGAAGTGCTGGTTGACGATGTCGCCCTGTCGCAGATTGATCCGGCCGACGTTCGGCGCGACATCAGCCTGCTTTCGCAGCGAGCGCGGCTGTTCCACGGCACGATCCGGGACAATTTGCTGATGGGGGCGCCTCATGCTGGAGACGAGCAGCTGCGCGCCGTGCTGGCGACGGTGGGTGCCGACGAGTTTGTACGGCGGCTGCCGCGCGGGCTGGAGCATGTCATCTTTGAAGGTGGCGCGGGGCTTTCCGGTGGCCAGGTTCAGGCCTTGTTGCTCGCCCGTCTCCTCATCCGCGATCCGTCGGTGATCCTGCTGGACGAGCCGACGGCGGCAATGGACGAGGCGACCGAGCGTCACTTCCTTGCTCGTTTCCGGGAATGGAGTGCGGACCGCACGGTGGTGATCGCAACGCATCGCACTCGCGCGCTCGACCTGGTGGATCGCCTGATCGTGGTAGATGGTGGTCGAGTGGTGGCCGATGGGCCGCGCGACGAGGTGCTGGAGCGGCTTCGTACGCCGCGCTCGCCGGCGAAGGTGGTTCCGGTACGAAGGGATCGGGCGTGA
- a CDS encoding HlyD family efflux transporter periplasmic adaptor subunit, which translates to MATRAEALNGSWVFGDADGARLGRATRLTWVIAACLTALAIWAYFARLDEVTTGAGRVVPSTREQVIQSLEGGILAKLTVKQDDIVRPGQVLAQLDPTQSASTFEESAAKYRAALASVARLEAEVGQTTPVFPAELNGFAELKAKELRLYEARRRSLDKSLAWIRRSIALLSNEVQIGQRLIAVGAASNVEVLRLQRQLAELELKQANLTSEYIVQAREELAKANAEVTTLAPVVEGRADTLARLTLRSPVRGIVKNIEVSTIGGVIPPNGKLMDIVPLDDRLLVEARISPRDIAFIHPKQPATVKITAYDYAIYGALKGEVATISPDTIKDEAKPDVEYYRVLIRTDRDALLNKEGRRFPIVPGMVATADIHTGSKTVFQYLVKPFNRGREALRER; encoded by the coding sequence ATGGCGACCAGGGCGGAAGCGCTGAACGGAAGCTGGGTGTTCGGCGATGCGGACGGGGCAAGGCTCGGACGGGCGACACGCCTTACTTGGGTGATCGCCGCCTGCCTGACGGCTCTGGCCATCTGGGCATATTTCGCGCGACTAGACGAGGTGACCACCGGCGCCGGGCGTGTCGTGCCGTCAACTCGCGAACAGGTGATCCAGTCGCTGGAAGGCGGAATCCTCGCAAAGCTGACGGTAAAACAGGACGATATCGTCCGGCCAGGCCAGGTTCTCGCCCAGCTGGACCCGACCCAGAGCGCCTCCACCTTCGAGGAGAGTGCGGCGAAATATCGTGCGGCGCTCGCAAGTGTCGCCCGGCTGGAGGCCGAGGTCGGGCAAACGACACCGGTCTTCCCTGCGGAGCTGAACGGCTTTGCGGAGCTCAAGGCAAAGGAGTTGCGGCTGTACGAAGCGCGTCGGCGCAGCCTGGACAAGTCGCTCGCCTGGATCCGCCGCTCGATCGCGCTTTTGTCGAATGAGGTGCAGATCGGCCAGCGGCTGATCGCGGTAGGCGCGGCCAGTAATGTCGAAGTACTGCGGCTACAGCGTCAGCTTGCCGAACTGGAGCTTAAGCAGGCAAATCTCACGTCCGAGTATATCGTCCAGGCGCGCGAGGAACTGGCCAAGGCCAATGCCGAAGTGACCACGCTGGCGCCCGTGGTCGAGGGTAGGGCCGACACGCTGGCCCGGCTGACGCTGCGATCGCCGGTACGCGGAATCGTCAAGAACATCGAAGTGTCGACGATCGGCGGAGTCATTCCGCCCAACGGCAAGTTGATGGACATCGTACCCCTGGATGATCGGCTGCTGGTGGAAGCGCGCATTTCGCCCCGCGACATTGCGTTCATCCATCCCAAACAGCCTGCGACAGTGAAGATTACAGCGTATGACTATGCGATCTATGGCGCGCTGAAAGGAGAGGTGGCAACGATTTCTCCGGATACGATCAAGGACGAGGCCAAGCCGGACGTCGAATATTACCGCGTGCTGATCCGCACGGATCGCGACGCCTTGTTGAACAAGGAAGGACGCCGCTTCCCGATCGTTCCGGGCATGGTCGCAACCGCCGATATCCATACCGGCAGCAAGACAGTTTTTCAGTATCTGGTGAAGCCGTTCAACAGGGGACGCGAGGCGCTGCGGGAGCGGTGA
- a CDS encoding S9 family peptidase, with translation MPNEVQRPGPLRVPRGRQGFDGREALHGATSNRQRCTGVPDAYWVPSPGGGACIRTYPAGSPRAGELMMVYLPGDVLLRGRGGIRLIAGSYARRSPADIRQEMTRWSREGGVPALFLARPGLYGSSGNHGARRRIEEVRLVDGALNRIKTRYRVSSFILAGQSGGGHLVASLVNRRRDVAAAFIGSGLVSAVEVMKAYQKRRGRDGGPVEDPDAVYDPIGHVQAISRPAPDIFVLSDPGDRIVPFLSQRHYVERLRASGLHPTHVLLRGEGRSRHLLAEPIKTGAAHYARGDRGGAITEALRALAPLPHPALEAPN, from the coding sequence ATGCCCAACGAAGTTCAGCGGCCGGGGCCCTTGCGAGTGCCGCGTGGCCGACAAGGCTTTGATGGGCGCGAAGCGCTGCACGGTGCCACCAGCAACCGCCAGCGATGCACCGGCGTCCCGGACGCTTACTGGGTGCCAAGCCCCGGCGGCGGCGCCTGCATCCGCACCTATCCGGCGGGCAGCCCGCGGGCGGGCGAGCTAATGATGGTCTATCTGCCCGGTGACGTTCTGCTGCGAGGGCGCGGAGGTATACGCCTGATCGCGGGCAGCTATGCCCGGCGCTCGCCGGCGGACATCCGGCAGGAGATGACACGTTGGTCGCGCGAGGGAGGCGTGCCGGCACTGTTTCTGGCGCGGCCCGGCCTTTATGGTTCCTCGGGAAATCACGGCGCGCGGCGGCGGATTGAGGAGGTGCGGCTGGTCGATGGTGCGCTGAACCGCATCAAGACACGTTACCGGGTCAGCAGCTTCATTCTGGCTGGGCAGTCCGGCGGTGGACACCTCGTCGCATCGCTGGTGAACCGGCGCCGGGATGTTGCGGCTGCCTTCATCGGTTCTGGCCTCGTTTCCGCTGTGGAGGTGATGAAGGCATATCAGAAGCGGCGCGGCAGGGACGGCGGGCCAGTCGAGGATCCGGACGCCGTTTATGATCCGATCGGGCATGTGCAGGCGATCTCCCGACCTGCCCCCGACATCTTCGTGCTGTCAGATCCCGGCGATCGGATCGTGCCCTTTCTCAGCCAGCGGCACTATGTGGAACGGCTGCGGGCGTCCGGGCTACATCCCACCCACGTCCTGTTGCGCGGGGAGGGGCGCAGCCGTCACCTGCTGGCTGAGCCGATCAAGACAGGTGCGGCACATTACGCGCGAGGCGATCGCGGCGGCGCGATTACCGAGGCGTTGCGCGCACTGGCACCGCTACCGCATCCAGCGCTGGAAGCTCCGAACTGA